Proteins encoded by one window of Brevibacterium atlanticum:
- a CDS encoding PaaI family thioesterase — translation MFRPQVSLTADATEEQCATLLTQLNGPGARGALAERMGIEFVSLTPDQVAGSVAVEGNTQPMGLFHGGGHVVLAESLASMHSFLISGGKNVVGVDLNATHLRAAREGTVTGTASVLHQGRTIVSHEVRMTDEAGRLLSLVRITNMILKTEPK, via the coding sequence ATGTTCCGACCACAGGTATCACTGACCGCCGATGCGACAGAGGAGCAGTGCGCTACGCTGCTGACCCAGCTCAACGGGCCCGGGGCTCGCGGGGCGCTGGCCGAGCGCATGGGCATCGAGTTCGTCTCACTGACACCTGACCAGGTCGCAGGCTCCGTCGCCGTCGAGGGCAACACGCAGCCTATGGGGCTCTTCCACGGAGGTGGTCACGTGGTGCTCGCGGAATCGCTGGCGTCGATGCACTCGTTCCTCATCTCCGGCGGGAAGAACGTCGTCGGCGTCGATCTCAACGCCACCCACCTGCGGGCGGCCAGGGAGGGCACCGTCACCGGGACCGCCTCGGTGCTCCATCAGGGACGCACGATCGTCAGCCATGAGGTGAGGATGACCGACGAGGCGGGGCGGCTGCTCTCGCTCGTGCGGATCACGAACATGATCCTCAAGACCGAACCGAAATGA
- a CDS encoding ANTAR domain-containing response regulator: MLSNSEESATDESVPVRRVVVAEDEAVIRLDIVEMLREVGYDVVGEAADGESAIRLAEELRPDLVVMDIKMPILDGISAAERIARARIAPVVLLTAFSQKELVERARDAGAMAYVVKPFTSADLIPALEIALSRHAEISSLESEISDLTERFETRKLVERAKSLLQTSMGLSEPEAFRWIQKTSMDRRLTMREVAETVLKQIGTKK; encoded by the coding sequence GTGCTTTCAAACAGCGAAGAATCAGCGACAGATGAATCCGTGCCGGTCCGCCGCGTCGTCGTGGCCGAAGACGAGGCAGTGATTCGTCTCGATATCGTAGAAATGCTGCGCGAGGTCGGCTACGACGTCGTCGGCGAGGCTGCGGACGGCGAATCCGCCATCCGCCTGGCCGAGGAGCTCCGGCCGGACCTCGTCGTCATGGACATCAAGATGCCCATCCTCGACGGCATCTCCGCGGCCGAGCGCATCGCCCGCGCCCGCATCGCCCCCGTGGTCCTGCTCACCGCGTTCTCGCAGAAGGAACTCGTCGAACGAGCCCGCGACGCCGGTGCCATGGCCTATGTGGTCAAGCCGTTCACCTCGGCCGACCTCATCCCGGCCCTCGAGATCGCTCTCTCGCGTCACGCGGAGATCAGCTCACTCGAATCCGAGATCTCCGATCTCACCGAGCGCTTCGAGACCCGCAAGCTCGTCGAGCGCGCCAAGAGCCTGCTGCAGACCTCGATGGGTCTGAGCGAGCCCGAGGCCTTCCGCTGGATCCAGAAGACGTCGATGGACCGCCGCCTGACGATGCGCGAGGTCGCCGAGACCGTGCTCAAGCAGATCGGCACGAAGAAGTAG
- a CDS encoding dicarboxylate/amino acid:cation symporter, translating to MRLPAWSRSFGVQVTIALIAGVVLGLIARSMGPVSEAQDNWLGQTLDTVGSSYVTLLKAAVVPLVITAIIASIGNLRKVTNAARLAVSTLLWFALTALIAVIIGLVLGLVIQPGVHADAGSLSGQAPDSQGSWIGFLTGLIPQNVLGLEVSTAADDGGGLASEVDFNILQLIIVSGAIGIAAVKVGKAAEPFLEFVEAALAVVQKVVWWIVRIAPIGTLGLIGNAVNSYGWSTMGSLLWFVVAVYIGLAIVFFIVYPLLARANGLSVRQYFSGVWPATQMGFVSRSSIGTMPVTQKVTTDNFGVPHSYAAFAVPFGATTKMDGCAAIYPAIAAIFVAQFFGVDLSLIQYLLIIFVAVIGSAATAGTTGATVMLTLTLSTLGLPLEGVGLLLAIEPIVDMGRTALNVSGQALIPAIVAKRHDILDVDRFDAPRINGYVPVEDEDADAASAADDGEAEADKAGGSAAGAGAEATGSRLR from the coding sequence ATGAGACTGCCCGCATGGAGCAGGTCCTTCGGGGTGCAGGTGACGATCGCACTCATCGCCGGTGTCGTCCTCGGACTCATCGCCCGGTCGATGGGACCGGTGAGCGAGGCTCAGGACAATTGGCTCGGTCAGACCCTGGACACCGTCGGTTCGTCGTATGTCACCCTGCTCAAGGCGGCCGTCGTGCCGCTGGTCATCACCGCGATCATCGCGAGCATCGGCAACCTGCGCAAGGTCACCAATGCCGCCCGGCTCGCCGTGTCGACGCTGCTGTGGTTTGCGCTCACGGCCCTCATCGCCGTGATCATCGGTCTCGTGCTCGGCCTCGTCATTCAGCCGGGTGTGCATGCTGATGCCGGATCGCTCAGCGGCCAGGCGCCCGATTCGCAGGGCAGCTGGATCGGCTTCCTCACCGGACTCATCCCGCAGAACGTCCTCGGACTCGAGGTGTCCACCGCAGCCGACGACGGCGGGGGACTGGCCTCGGAGGTCGACTTCAACATCCTCCAGCTCATCATCGTCTCCGGTGCCATCGGCATCGCTGCGGTGAAGGTCGGCAAGGCCGCAGAGCCGTTCCTCGAATTCGTCGAGGCGGCCCTGGCCGTGGTGCAGAAGGTCGTGTGGTGGATCGTGCGCATCGCCCCGATCGGCACCCTCGGACTCATCGGCAACGCCGTGAACTCCTACGGCTGGTCGACCATGGGGTCCCTGCTGTGGTTCGTCGTCGCCGTCTACATCGGCCTGGCGATCGTCTTCTTCATCGTCTACCCGCTCCTGGCTCGGGCCAACGGACTCTCCGTGCGCCAGTACTTCTCCGGCGTGTGGCCGGCCACGCAGATGGGATTCGTCTCCCGGTCATCGATCGGCACCATGCCGGTGACGCAGAAGGTGACGACAGACAACTTCGGCGTGCCCCACTCCTACGCCGCGTTCGCCGTGCCCTTCGGGGCGACGACGAAGATGGACGGCTGCGCCGCCATCTATCCGGCCATCGCCGCGATCTTCGTCGCCCAGTTCTTCGGCGTCGACCTCTCGCTCATCCAGTACCTGCTCATCATCTTCGTCGCCGTCATCGGATCGGCGGCGACTGCGGGCACGACCGGCGCGACTGTGATGCTCACGCTCACCCTGTCGACCCTCGGCCTGCCGCTCGAGGGGGTGGGCCTGCTGCTGGCCATCGAACCGATCGTCGACATGGGTCGCACCGCGCTCAACGTCTCCGGACAGGCGCTCATCCCCGCGATCGTGGCCAAACGGCACGACATCCTCGACGTCGACCGTTTCGACGCTCCGCGCATCAACGGCTACGTTCCCGTCGAGGATGAGGATGCCGACGCAGCCTCGGCCGCAGACGACGGCGAGGCCGAGGCCGATAAGGCGGGCGGCAGTGCTGCGGGTGCCGGAGCCGAGGCCACCGGTTCGCGTCTGCGCTGA
- a CDS encoding glutamate synthase subunit beta: MADPHGFLTVPQRETPKRRPVPIRLLDYREVYEAGDPEQLRRQASRCMDCGVPFCHQGCPLGNLIPEFNDAMYRGELSRAVELLHATNNFPEFTGRACPAPCENACVLGINQPAVTIKQVEVSIVDQGFAAGLITPEIPERITGHTVAVIGSGPAGLAAAQQLTRAGHTVVVYERDDRLGGLLRYGIPDFKLEKHHIDRRLEQMRAEGTRFETSVEIGSDLSLEDLRARFDAVLVCTGATVPRDMPVAGRELEGVEFAMDYLVPSNRSQAGEAATPEIDAAGKHVIIIGGGDTGADCLGTALRQKAASVTTLAIGAKPPTDRSENDPWPTVPRIFEVQSSHEEGGVRRYLASTTGFVSDGGSRVRGIEVAETQFLDGRRVPTPGTEHVLEADLVLLALGFSGPESEALGLELGEGGAFARDDSYQTATPGVFVAGDAGRGQSLIVWGIAEGRAAAAEVDTFLTGSTRLPSPVGPRDTGFKC, encoded by the coding sequence ATGGCTGATCCGCACGGATTCCTCACTGTTCCCCAGCGCGAAACGCCCAAACGCCGTCCGGTCCCGATCCGACTGCTCGACTACCGCGAGGTCTACGAGGCAGGAGACCCCGAGCAGCTGCGCCGGCAGGCCTCACGCTGTATGGACTGCGGTGTGCCCTTCTGCCACCAGGGCTGCCCGTTGGGCAACCTCATCCCGGAGTTCAACGATGCGATGTACCGCGGCGAGCTCTCTCGCGCCGTCGAACTGCTCCACGCGACGAACAACTTCCCCGAGTTCACCGGCCGGGCGTGCCCGGCACCGTGTGAGAACGCTTGCGTGCTCGGCATCAATCAACCGGCGGTGACGATCAAGCAGGTCGAGGTGAGCATCGTCGACCAGGGCTTCGCCGCCGGGCTGATCACGCCGGAGATCCCGGAGCGGATCACCGGGCACACCGTGGCCGTCATCGGCTCCGGACCCGCCGGACTCGCCGCCGCTCAGCAGCTCACCCGCGCTGGGCACACGGTCGTCGTCTACGAACGCGACGACCGCCTCGGCGGATTGCTGCGCTACGGAATCCCCGACTTCAAGCTCGAGAAACACCACATCGACCGTCGCCTCGAGCAGATGCGGGCAGAAGGCACCAGGTTCGAGACCTCGGTCGAGATCGGCTCGGACCTCAGCCTGGAGGATCTGCGCGCCCGCTTCGATGCTGTCCTCGTGTGCACCGGGGCGACCGTGCCCCGGGACATGCCCGTCGCCGGTCGGGAGCTCGAAGGCGTCGAGTTCGCCATGGACTACCTCGTGCCCTCGAATCGCTCACAGGCCGGGGAGGCCGCGACGCCGGAGATCGATGCGGCCGGCAAACACGTCATCATCATCGGCGGCGGAGACACCGGCGCGGACTGCCTCGGCACCGCCCTGCGTCAGAAGGCGGCCTCGGTGACGACCCTGGCGATCGGTGCGAAGCCCCCGACCGATCGCAGCGAGAACGATCCCTGGCCCACCGTGCCGCGGATCTTCGAGGTGCAGAGTTCCCACGAGGAGGGCGGCGTGCGGCGCTACCTCGCCTCGACGACGGGTTTCGTCAGCGACGGGGGCTCTCGGGTCCGCGGAATCGAGGTCGCCGAGACCCAGTTCCTCGACGGCCGTCGCGTGCCGACCCCCGGCACCGAACACGTCCTCGAAGCCGATCTCGTCCTGCTGGCCCTCGGCTTCTCCGGACCCGAGTCGGAGGCCCTCGGGCTCGAACTCGGTGAGGGCGGGGCCTTCGCCCGCGACGATTCGTATCAGACCGCGACCCCGGGCGTCTTCGTCGCCGGAGATGCCGGGAGGGGCCAGTCGCTCATCGTCTGGGGGATCGCCGAGGGGCGTGCCGCAGCAGCCGAGGTGGATACGTTCCTCACCGGTTCGACGCGGCTGCCGTCCCCGGTCGGCCCGCGCGACACCGGGTTCAAGTGCTAA
- the gltB gene encoding glutamate synthase large subunit, with amino-acid sequence MNHRTSPSQKTPAPPGRAGLYDPALEHDACGLALIVRYRGDADHEVVDQALTALRKLEHRGGIGSDEGTGDGAGITLQIPHDYFAEELSAQGITLPEPGQYAAGIGFFSQDYRADLVGRKAAVSPAATSELPQVGHSNADAEEATVSRIAAEEGLSVLGYRDVPRDDSVLGDIALDTQPRMRQVFFGLDVRYPARDDADLRRRAFIVRKRLDHEGIYFPSLSPSTITYKGMLSTGQLASYYTELSDERLTSRIALVHSRFSTNTFPSWQLAQPFGTIAHNGEINTVRGNRNWMQARESQLSSELLTSPVPTTSTSVDRLCPIISPGASDSASFNAVVELLEASGRSLPQAMLMMIPEAWENNPGMGESRRAFYEYHSLLMEPWDGPACVAFTDGRLAGAVLDRNGLRPARYVMTEDTVVLASETGVVDLPEENVVARGRLTPGRMFLVDTETERIISDTEIKNQLSTQHPYEEWVKQSSKRLEELPTRVHVTHPQASVRRRQRTFGYTEEELRVLISPMAENGAEPLGAMGTDTAIAGLSTRPRLLFDYFHQNFAQVTNPPLDSIREHIVTSMAAGLGREGNLLNNDHPDSAHIVLRRPVIDNDELAAIAHIRGEHLGTENPRPAVTLSGLYSVNAGPDAMETRIEALCAEASAAVEAGVVFIVLSDRGSTADLAPIPSLLLTSALHHHLVRERTRTRVSIVVEAGDVREVHHAATLVSFGASAVNPYLLMETAEALVRADRLRGVSETAAVANVLSALNKGMLKIMSKMGISTVQSYHGAQTFEAVGLADDLIERYFTSTPHQLGGKTLADIAADTSARHADAYRDDHPKPSHRPLRVGGEYQWRREGPGHLFSPETIFKLQHATATKRFDIFSEYTSMIDEQSRELMTLRGLFDLVPDEQGPIDISEVEPAEAIMRRFSTGAMSYGSISKEAHETLAIAMNRIGGKSNTGEGGEDTDRLLDPERRSAIKQIASGRFGVTSHYLTEADDLQIKMAQGAKPGEGGQLPGEKVYPWIAKTRHATPGVGLISPPPHHDIYSIEDLAQLIHDLGRANARARVHVKLVSAIGVGTVAAGVAKAGADVVLVSGHDGGTGASPLNSLKHAGTPWELGLAEAQQTLVLNGLRERVSVQVDGQLKTGRDVIIAALLGAEEFGFATTALVVSGCIMMRVCHKDTCPVGVATQNPVLRERYQGQADHVVNFFTFIAEEVRGYLAQLGFRSLDDAIGAVERLRIDEERAAASGLDLDLESILTVPTDLNGSTEGPRKCAGPVIRDFAGELDLRLLDQASEAIATGQPVTISSVIENTDRSAGTLLGHHVTRAHAERGLPEDTIRLELHGTAGQSLGAYLPAGVSIDLSGDANDYVGKGLSGGTISVHPGEGSRTRPEHNVIAGNVLGYGATSGKLFVSGQVGERFMVRNSGAEAVVEGIGDHGLEYMTGGIAVILGGTGRNFAAGMSGGTAYVLDFNPARLNPDERAAGVFRFTGVGVDDMTVLERLLDEHVEWTGSPLASELLSGLRRGQDVLSRFTKIIPVAYQAVRDIQAEFAAAGHSPDSDAAWNTILEVTHG; translated from the coding sequence ATGAATCACAGGACTTCGCCGAGCCAGAAAACTCCGGCCCCGCCAGGCCGGGCAGGACTCTACGATCCGGCCCTTGAACATGACGCCTGCGGACTCGCTCTCATCGTCCGCTACCGCGGAGACGCCGACCACGAGGTCGTCGATCAGGCGCTGACCGCGCTGCGCAAGCTCGAACACCGCGGCGGCATCGGCTCGGACGAGGGCACCGGCGACGGAGCAGGCATCACCCTGCAGATCCCGCATGACTACTTCGCCGAGGAGCTCTCGGCACAGGGCATCACCCTTCCGGAGCCGGGGCAGTACGCAGCCGGCATCGGATTCTTCTCCCAGGACTACCGGGCCGACCTCGTCGGTCGGAAAGCCGCCGTGAGTCCTGCGGCCACGAGCGAGCTGCCGCAGGTCGGCCACAGCAATGCTGACGCCGAAGAGGCCACCGTCAGCCGCATCGCCGCCGAGGAAGGACTGAGTGTTCTCGGATACCGGGATGTTCCCCGCGACGACTCGGTGCTCGGTGACATCGCTCTTGATACTCAGCCGCGGATGCGTCAGGTCTTCTTCGGCCTCGACGTACGGTACCCCGCTCGCGACGACGCCGACCTGCGCAGGCGCGCGTTCATCGTCCGCAAGCGCCTCGACCATGAGGGCATCTACTTCCCGTCCCTGTCTCCGAGCACGATCACCTACAAAGGCATGCTCTCGACCGGGCAGCTCGCCAGCTACTACACCGAGCTCAGCGATGAGCGCCTGACCTCGCGGATCGCACTCGTCCACTCTCGGTTCTCGACGAACACGTTCCCGTCGTGGCAGCTCGCACAGCCCTTCGGCACGATCGCCCACAACGGCGAGATCAACACCGTGCGCGGCAACCGCAACTGGATGCAGGCCAGGGAGTCCCAGCTGAGCTCCGAACTGCTCACCTCCCCGGTGCCGACGACGAGTACGAGCGTGGACCGACTGTGTCCCATCATCTCTCCCGGCGCCTCCGACTCGGCGTCGTTCAACGCCGTCGTCGAACTGCTCGAGGCCTCCGGCCGATCGCTGCCGCAGGCGATGCTGATGATGATCCCTGAGGCGTGGGAGAACAACCCTGGTATGGGCGAGTCCCGCCGTGCCTTCTACGAATACCACTCGCTGCTCATGGAGCCGTGGGACGGTCCCGCCTGCGTGGCATTCACCGACGGCCGCCTTGCCGGCGCTGTGCTCGACCGCAACGGCCTGCGCCCGGCGCGCTACGTGATGACCGAGGACACCGTGGTCCTCGCCAGCGAGACCGGGGTCGTCGACCTGCCCGAGGAGAACGTCGTCGCCCGTGGTCGTCTGACCCCGGGCCGGATGTTCCTCGTCGATACCGAGACCGAACGGATCATCTCGGACACCGAGATCAAGAACCAGCTGTCGACCCAGCATCCCTACGAGGAGTGGGTCAAGCAGAGCTCGAAGCGTCTCGAGGAGCTGCCCACACGCGTCCACGTCACGCACCCGCAGGCTTCGGTGCGCCGTCGTCAGCGGACCTTCGGCTACACCGAGGAGGAGCTGCGTGTGCTCATCTCCCCGATGGCCGAGAACGGTGCCGAACCGCTCGGAGCGATGGGCACCGACACGGCGATCGCCGGACTGTCCACGCGACCGCGGCTGCTCTTCGACTACTTCCACCAGAACTTCGCGCAGGTGACGAATCCTCCGCTCGACTCGATCCGCGAGCACATCGTCACGTCCATGGCCGCCGGACTCGGCCGCGAGGGCAACCTGCTCAACAACGATCATCCGGATTCTGCGCACATCGTGCTGCGCCGGCCGGTCATCGACAACGACGAACTCGCCGCGATCGCCCACATCCGCGGGGAGCACCTGGGCACAGAGAATCCGCGTCCGGCGGTGACCTTGTCGGGTCTCTACTCGGTCAACGCGGGACCCGATGCGATGGAGACGAGGATCGAGGCGCTGTGCGCCGAGGCGAGCGCCGCTGTCGAGGCGGGTGTGGTCTTCATCGTGCTCAGCGACCGTGGGTCGACGGCCGACCTCGCGCCCATCCCGTCGCTTCTGCTCACCTCGGCACTGCATCACCATCTCGTGCGTGAGCGGACACGGACCCGGGTGAGCATCGTCGTCGAGGCCGGAGACGTCCGCGAGGTCCACCATGCGGCCACCCTGGTGTCCTTCGGCGCTTCGGCGGTCAACCCGTACCTGCTCATGGAGACCGCCGAGGCACTCGTGCGCGCCGACCGTCTGCGCGGAGTCAGTGAGACCGCGGCCGTGGCGAACGTGCTGTCCGCACTCAACAAGGGCATGCTGAAGATCATGTCGAAGATGGGCATCTCGACCGTCCAGTCCTACCACGGCGCGCAGACCTTCGAAGCCGTCGGACTCGCGGACGATCTCATCGAGCGCTATTTCACCTCGACCCCGCACCAGCTCGGGGGCAAGACTCTCGCCGACATCGCCGCGGACACCTCGGCCCGGCATGCCGACGCCTACCGCGACGATCACCCGAAGCCGTCTCACCGTCCGCTGCGGGTCGGCGGCGAGTACCAGTGGCGCCGCGAAGGTCCTGGTCACCTGTTCAGCCCGGAGACGATCTTCAAGCTCCAGCACGCGACCGCGACGAAGCGCTTCGACATCTTCTCCGAGTACACGTCGATGATCGACGAGCAGTCGCGGGAGCTGATGACCCTGCGCGGACTCTTCGACCTCGTCCCCGACGAGCAGGGCCCGATCGACATCTCCGAGGTCGAACCGGCCGAGGCGATCATGCGTCGCTTCTCGACCGGGGCGATGAGCTACGGCTCGATCTCGAAGGAGGCCCACGAGACCCTGGCGATCGCGATGAACCGGATCGGCGGGAAGTCGAACACCGGCGAGGGCGGCGAGGACACCGACCGTCTCCTCGACCCCGAACGCCGCTCGGCGATCAAACAGATCGCCTCCGGCCGCTTCGGCGTGACCAGCCACTACCTCACCGAGGCCGATGATCTGCAGATCAAGATGGCCCAGGGAGCGAAGCCCGGTGAGGGCGGACAGCTGCCGGGCGAGAAGGTCTACCCGTGGATTGCGAAGACCCGTCACGCGACCCCGGGTGTGGGACTGATCTCCCCGCCTCCGCACCACGACATCTACTCGATCGAGGACCTCGCCCAGCTCATCCACGACCTCGGCCGGGCCAACGCCCGCGCCCGCGTCCACGTCAAACTCGTCTCGGCGATCGGCGTGGGGACCGTGGCCGCAGGTGTGGCGAAGGCCGGAGCCGATGTCGTCCTCGTCTCCGGACACGACGGCGGCACCGGCGCGAGCCCGCTCAACTCACTCAAGCACGCCGGCACCCCTTGGGAGCTCGGTCTGGCCGAGGCACAGCAGACGCTTGTGCTCAACGGTCTGCGCGAACGCGTGAGCGTCCAGGTCGACGGTCAGCTCAAGACCGGACGCGACGTCATCATCGCCGCCCTGCTCGGCGCCGAGGAGTTCGGGTTCGCGACCACCGCCCTCGTCGTCTCCGGCTGCATCATGATGCGCGTGTGCCACAAGGACACCTGCCCCGTCGGGGTTGCCACCCAGAACCCCGTGCTGCGCGAGCGGTACCAGGGTCAGGCCGACCATGTCGTCAACTTCTTCACCTTCATCGCCGAGGAGGTGCGCGGCTATCTCGCCCAACTCGGCTTCCGCTCCCTCGACGACGCCATCGGTGCGGTCGAGAGACTGCGCATCGACGAAGAACGCGCGGCCGCCTCGGGGCTCGACCTCGATCTCGAGTCGATCCTCACCGTGCCGACCGACCTCAACGGGTCGACAGAGGGCCCGCGCAAGTGCGCAGGCCCCGTCATCCGCGACTTCGCCGGAGAACTCGACCTGCGCCTGCTCGATCAGGCGAGCGAGGCGATCGCGACCGGCCAGCCGGTGACGATCAGCTCGGTCATCGAGAACACCGACCGCTCGGCCGGCACCCTGCTCGGCCATCACGTCACCCGGGCACACGCCGAGCGCGGGCTGCCCGAGGACACGATCCGACTCGAGCTCCACGGCACGGCCGGGCAGTCGCTCGGCGCCTACCTGCCCGCAGGCGTGAGCATCGACCTCTCCGGCGACGCCAATGACTACGTCGGCAAGGGCCTGTCCGGCGGCACCATCAGCGTCCACCCGGGCGAGGGCAGCCGGACCCGACCCGAGCACAACGTCATCGCCGGCAACGTCCTCGGCTACGGCGCCACCTCGGGCAAGCTCTTCGTCTCCGGCCAGGTGGGGGAGCGGTTCATGGTCCGCAACTCCGGCGCGGAGGCGGTCGTCGAGGGCATCGGCGACCACGGGCTGGAGTACATGACAGGCGGCATCGCCGTCATCCTCGGCGGGACCGGCAGGAACTTCGCGGCCGGCATGTCCGGCGGCACCGCCTACGTCCTCGACTTCAACCCGGCACGTCTCAATCCCGACGAACGTGCGGCCGGTGTCTTCCGGTTCACCGGGGTCGGAGTCGACGATATGACGGTGCTCGAGCGCCTCCTCGACGAACACGTCGAGTGGACGGGCTCACCGCTGGCGTCCGAGCTGCTGAGCGGACTGCGCCGCGGACAGGACGTCCTCTCCCGCTTCACGAAGATCATTCCCGTCGCGTACCAGGCGGTGCGCGACATCCAGGCCGAATTCGCCGCAGCCGGGCACTCCCCGGACTCCGACGCCGCCTGGAACACCATTCTGGAGGTCACCCATGGCTGA
- the pyk gene encoding pyruvate kinase, with translation MRRAKIVATLGPNQNSYEEIRQLVDEGVDVARFNLSHGSRDEHEEKFAWVRQAALDSGRPVAVLLDLQGPKIRVGNFAEGKAELVEGATFTITNRDVPGTAEIVSTTLATLPGDVSVGDPLLIDDGRLRLRATEVTATDVVTEVEIGGTISNHKGINLPGVPVSVPALSEKDVEDLKWGLQLGFDWVALSFVRSPEDMDDVRAVMDEVGITAPVIAKLEKPQAVEQLDAVIDAFDGIMVARGDLGVELPLEQVPIVQKRAVEIARQQAKPVIVATQMLETMIDASRPTRAEASDCANAVLDGADALMLSGETSVGAHWVDAIRTMSRIIESTEEHGLERIPALGTVPHTKGGAVTAAAVVIAEQLDIDLLCTFSQTGDSVRRMSRLRPAWPILGFTPDPQVRHQLALTWGVRPYLVKTVRHTDQMARQVDAVLLADGTAREGDQSILVAGSPPGIPGSTNALRIHTMGDAAKGVAAAYQDSTDSDEDPLAGYGVVAEAPITREVPIVKEGQ, from the coding sequence ATGAGGCGTGCAAAGATAGTCGCAACTTTAGGTCCGAACCAGAACTCCTACGAAGAGATCAGGCAACTCGTCGACGAGGGCGTCGACGTCGCCCGTTTCAACCTCAGCCACGGCAGTCGAGACGAACACGAAGAGAAGTTCGCCTGGGTCCGTCAGGCAGCCCTTGACTCCGGCCGTCCGGTGGCGGTGCTGCTCGACCTGCAGGGTCCGAAGATCCGGGTCGGCAACTTCGCCGAAGGGAAGGCCGAGCTCGTCGAGGGCGCGACCTTCACGATCACCAACCGGGACGTGCCCGGGACTGCCGAGATCGTCAGCACCACCCTGGCCACACTGCCGGGCGACGTGTCCGTCGGCGATCCGCTGCTCATCGACGACGGGCGTCTGCGCCTGCGGGCCACCGAGGTCACGGCCACGGACGTCGTCACCGAGGTCGAGATCGGCGGCACGATCTCCAATCACAAGGGCATCAACCTGCCCGGCGTGCCCGTGTCCGTGCCCGCACTCTCGGAGAAGGACGTCGAGGACCTCAAATGGGGTCTGCAGCTCGGCTTCGACTGGGTCGCACTGTCCTTCGTCCGCAGTCCCGAGGACATGGACGACGTCCGTGCCGTCATGGACGAGGTCGGGATCACCGCCCCCGTCATCGCGAAGCTCGAGAAGCCGCAGGCCGTCGAGCAGCTCGACGCGGTCATCGACGCCTTCGACGGCATCATGGTCGCCCGCGGCGACCTCGGCGTCGAACTCCCGCTGGAGCAGGTCCCGATCGTGCAGAAGCGCGCCGTCGAGATCGCCCGCCAGCAGGCGAAGCCGGTCATCGTCGCCACGCAGATGCTCGAGACGATGATCGACGCCTCCCGCCCCACCCGCGCCGAGGCCAGCGACTGTGCGAACGCGGTCCTCGACGGTGCCGACGCGCTCATGCTCTCCGGCGAGACCTCCGTGGGGGCGCACTGGGTCGATGCGATTCGGACGATGAGCCGGATCATCGAGTCGACCGAGGAGCACGGGCTCGAACGGATCCCCGCGCTCGGCACCGTGCCCCACACGAAGGGCGGCGCCGTCACAGCGGCTGCCGTGGTCATCGCCGAACAGCTCGACATCGACCTGCTCTGCACCTTCTCCCAGACCGGTGACTCGGTGCGGCGCATGTCGCGCCTGCGTCCGGCCTGGCCGATCCTCGGCTTCACCCCGGATCCGCAGGTCCGCCATCAGCTGGCCCTGACCTGGGGTGTGCGTCCCTACCTCGTCAAGACCGTGCGCCATACCGACCAGATGGCCCGCCAGGTCGATGCCGTGCTGCTCGCCGACGGCACCGCCCGCGAAGGGGATCAGTCGATCCTCGTGGCCGGTTCGCCTCCCGGGATCCCCGGATCGACGAACGCGCTGCGGATCCACACGATGGGCGACGCGGCGAAGGGCGTGGCGGCCGCCTACCAGGACTCCACGGATTCCGACGAGGATCCGCTGGCCGGCTACGGCGTCGTCGCCGAGGCTCCGATCACCCGCGAGGTCCCGATCGTGAAGGAAGGTCAGTGA